Proteins co-encoded in one Selenihalanaerobacter shriftii genomic window:
- a CDS encoding DeoD-type purine-nucleoside phosphorylase — protein sequence MPIHIEAKEDEVADIVLLPGNPERAKYIAKKFLDDPKLYTSYREMYGYTGTFNGVKVSVQTTGMGVPSTAIILEELNMLGAKTLIRVGTCGALKEGLEAADLLIGQSAATAGTTINSLTDDITLAPPADFELINNLYQSAIKLDMPVHVGQIVTSDYFYGKSDNYIDGLKKLAEYGVLGVEMETAALYNIAAKYGLRAATVLTVSDHVFTQVRADKDKIQQGVDRMTEMVLKTVTKLFD from the coding sequence ATGCCAATTCATATTGAAGCTAAGGAAGATGAAGTAGCTGATATTGTATTATTACCTGGAAATCCAGAAAGGGCTAAGTATATAGCTAAAAAGTTCTTAGATGATCCTAAGTTATATACTAGTTATAGAGAGATGTATGGTTATACAGGAACTTTTAATGGAGTAAAAGTATCTGTTCAAACTACAGGTATGGGAGTTCCATCTACTGCAATTATTTTAGAAGAATTAAATATGTTAGGAGCAAAAACATTAATTAGAGTAGGAACTTGTGGTGCTCTAAAAGAAGGTTTAGAAGCTGCTGATTTGTTAATTGGCCAATCAGCTGCTACTGCAGGAACTACAATTAATAGTTTAACTGATGACATTACGTTAGCTCCACCAGCTGATTTTGAATTAATTAATAATTTATATCAAAGTGCTATTAAATTAGATATGCCTGTTCATGTAGGACAGATTGTGACTTCTGATTATTTTTATGGTAAAAGTGATAACTATATAGATGGATTAAAGAAATTAGCTGAATATGGTGTTTTGGGTGTGGAGATGGAAACAGCAGCTTTATATAATATTGCTGCTAAGTATGGTTTAAGAGCAGCAACAGTACTTACTGTATCAGATCATGTCTTTACTCAAGTAAGGGCAGATAAAGATAAGATTCAACAAGGTGTAGATAGAATGACAGAAATGGTATTAAAGACAGTAACTAAATTATTTGATTAA
- the nhaC gene encoding Na+/H+ antiporter NhaC: MKQIRKPNLFEAILPIVITAVLLFTGIVFLGIDPHIPLVLGTAVASLLGVVLGFNWKDIQQGLIDGINVAMGSIIILLIIGIVIGAWILSGTVPTMIYYGMKLLSPQIFLVATVLICSVVSLASGSSWTTAGTVGIALIGVGQGLGIPLPMVAGAIISGAYFGDKMSPLSDTTNLAPAMAGSNLFEHIKHMVYTTTPAYIIALILYGFLGRGFGTEALDVNKINVILDTLNQTFTINIWMLLPAVMVFIMAAMKIPAVPTLISGSVVGGIFAMLFQGAGFSKVINAMHYGYSSDTGVKVVDSLLSRGGLNSMMWTISLILCALAFGGVLDRISVLEVIVNKILSLANTTGKLIASNIVACIGANALLGDQFLSIIVPGKMYKAAYEKKGLHPKNLSRVLEDSGTLTAVLIPWTAGGAYMAATLGVDTFAYVPYAFFNLIVPVISMIYGFMGITIEEIDETSTVKVDASEVA, translated from the coding sequence ATGAAACAAATAAGAAAACCTAATTTATTTGAAGCTATACTACCTATAGTAATAACGGCAGTATTATTATTTACTGGAATAGTATTTTTGGGGATTGATCCACATATTCCATTAGTTTTAGGAACTGCAGTAGCTAGTCTTTTAGGAGTGGTATTAGGATTTAATTGGAAAGATATTCAACAAGGATTGATAGATGGAATTAATGTAGCTATGGGTTCAATAATTATTCTATTGATTATTGGTATTGTAATCGGTGCTTGGATTCTTAGTGGTACTGTACCTACAATGATTTATTATGGTATGAAATTATTATCACCACAAATTTTCTTAGTGGCAACAGTCTTAATATGTTCAGTTGTTTCCCTGGCTAGTGGTAGTTCTTGGACGACAGCAGGAACAGTAGGAATTGCATTAATAGGAGTTGGTCAGGGCTTAGGAATTCCATTACCAATGGTAGCTGGAGCAATTATTTCTGGGGCTTATTTTGGAGATAAAATGTCACCATTATCTGATACTACTAATTTAGCTCCGGCAATGGCTGGAAGTAATTTATTTGAACATATTAAACATATGGTTTATACTACTACACCGGCTTATATTATAGCTTTAATTTTATATGGATTTTTAGGAAGAGGTTTTGGAACAGAAGCACTAGATGTTAATAAGATAAATGTTATTTTAGATACATTAAATCAGACGTTTACAATTAATATTTGGATGTTATTACCGGCTGTAATGGTATTTATTATGGCGGCTATGAAAATACCAGCAGTTCCTACTTTAATTTCAGGTTCTGTGGTTGGGGGAATTTTTGCTATGTTATTCCAGGGAGCTGGTTTTTCTAAAGTTATTAATGCTATGCATTATGGATATAGTAGTGATACAGGAGTAAAGGTAGTAGATAGTCTTTTATCTCGTGGTGGATTAAATAGTATGATGTGGACGATATCATTAATTCTTTGTGCTTTAGCTTTTGGTGGGGTACTTGATAGGATTTCGGTATTAGAAGTAATAGTTAATAAAATATTATCATTAGCTAATACAACTGGTAAATTGATTGCGAGTAATATTGTAGCTTGTATTGGAGCCAATGCTTTATTAGGTGATCAATTCTTATCTATTATTGTACCAGGTAAGATGTATAAAGCAGCTTATGAGAAAAAAGGATTGCATCCTAAGAATCTATCTAGGGTATTAGAGGATAGTGGTACTTTAACTGCAGTATTAATTCCATGGACAGCTGGAGGAGCATATATGGCTGCAACTTTAGGTGTTGATACATTTGCTTATGTTCCTTATGCTTTCTTTAATTTAATTGTTCCAGTAATTTCTATGATATATGGATTTATGGGAATAACTATTGAAGAGATAGATGAAACGAGTACAGTGAAAGTAGATGCATCAGAGGTAGCTTAG
- the deoC gene encoding deoxyribose-phosphate aldolase yields the protein MNQEISNMIDHTILNADAIEEDIKTKCQEAKEYNFASVCVNPSFVKLASEELKGSSVKVCTVIGFPLGMNTTKVKAFEVKNAIKNGAQELDMVINLGAVKSEVWNIVKDDIKEVVAVSSDNIVKVIIETCYLNDEEKRKACQVVKEAGADFVKTSTGFGTGGATIDDVKLMKEVVGDELEVKASGGIRSLEDAKQMIEAGATRIGASSGVKIIAGKETTGNY from the coding sequence ATGAACCAAGAAATATCAAATATGATTGATCATACTATTTTAAATGCTGATGCAATTGAGGAGGATATTAAGACCAAGTGTCAAGAAGCTAAAGAATATAATTTTGCTTCTGTATGTGTAAATCCTAGTTTTGTAAAATTAGCTAGTGAGGAATTAAAAGGTAGTTCAGTTAAGGTTTGTACAGTAATTGGTTTTCCATTAGGCATGAATACAACTAAAGTTAAAGCTTTTGAAGTTAAAAATGCTATTAAGAATGGAGCTCAAGAACTTGATATGGTAATTAATCTAGGAGCAGTAAAATCTGAAGTCTGGAATATTGTTAAAGATGATATTAAAGAAGTAGTTGCAGTTAGCTCAGATAATATAGTTAAAGTAATTATTGAAACTTGTTATTTGAATGATGAAGAAAAAAGAAAGGCTTGTCAAGTTGTTAAAGAAGCAGGAGCAGATTTTGTAAAGACATCTACAGGTTTTGGAACTGGTGGTGCGACTATAGATGATGTTAAATTAATGAAAGAAGTTGTAGGTGATGAATTAGAAGTTAAAGCTTCCGGGGGAATTAGAAGTTTAGAAGATGCTAAACAGATGATTGAAGCAGGAGCTACTAGAATTGGAGCTAGTTCAGGTGTTAAGATTATAGCTGGAAAAGAAACTACAGGAAATTACTAA